A region of Vigna radiata var. radiata cultivar VC1973A chromosome 6, Vradiata_ver6, whole genome shotgun sequence DNA encodes the following proteins:
- the LOC106763274 gene encoding UPF0481 protein At3g47200-like, giving the protein MNMEETKWVVQINEELKSDGISAVYEKEQWQRHSIYKIPSRVTALNERAYKPQAVSFGPYHHGEEHLKDMEGHKHRALLHFLKRCKKPIELVFHSMDQVVEELRGSYNPLDEIWMQDRARFVQMMIVDGCFMLEILRANDGVLDDYADNDPVFGQHGKLNVKPYIKRDMLMLENQLPFTVLRVLIELENDINQGEDLLMKQILKFFSAGTPETRTLGKCTHVLDVYRKSLIYQGPTHRTRVSKPKRRRRFHDDDEIIRSATELQDAGIRFMKSRTHSLGDVSFGGGVLRLPTLVIDDTTEYMFLNLIAFERLHPEAGNDVTSYIFFMDTIIDSEMDVALLHRNGILVNALGSDKAVAKLFNSLSKDIAVDPHGVLDVVRMSMSNYCKKPWNMWRANLIETYFRNPWAIVSLVAAVFLFALTIVQTVYTIAQFYQPSNSSSFVKPSPKPWHRP; this is encoded by the exons ATGAACATGGAAGAAACGAAGTGGGTGGTCCAAATCAACGAGGAGCTCAAGAGTGATGGTATCTCAGCAGTGTATGAGAAGGAGCAATGGCAGAGGCATTCCATATACAAGATACCTTCACGAGTCACTGCGTTGAACGAAAGGGCGTACAAGCCTCAAGCAGTGTCATTTGGTCCTTATCATCATGGGGAAGAGCATTTGAAGGACATGGAAGGTCACAAGCATCGAGCTCTGCTCCATTTTCTCAAGAGGTGCAAAAAGCCTATTGAGCTTGTCTTCCACAGCATGGATCAAGTGGTTGAAGAGTTGAGAGGCTCGTACAATCCACTGGATGAAATCTGGATGCAGGACAGAGCAAGGTTCGTGCAGATGATGATTGTTGATGGGTGTTTCATGTTGGAGATTCTGAGAGCCAATGATGGTGTTCTGGACGATTATGCAGACAATGATCCTGTGTTTGGACAACACGGGAAACTTAATGTGAAGCCATATATCAAACGTGACATGCTTATGCTCGAGAATCAGTTGCCCTTCACGGTTCTTCGTGTATTGATTGAGCTTGAGAATGACATAAACCAG GGAGAAGACTTACTGATGAAGCAAATATTGAAGTTCTTCTCCGCAGGCACACCTGAAACAAGAACCCTAGGCAAATGCACGCACGTGTTGGACGTCTACAGAAAGAGCCTCATCTACCAAGGACCCACTCACCGAACTCGAGTCTCCAAACCAAAACGCAGAAGAAGGTTCCACGACGACGACGAGATCATCCGCTCCGCAACAGAGCTCCAGGACGCCGGAATCCGCTTCATGAAAAGCCGCACACATAGCCTCGGCGACGTCTCCTTCGGCGGCGGCGTGCTTCGGCTCCCAACCCTAGTGATTGACGACACCACCGAATACATGTTCCTGAACCTGATCGCCTTCGAGCGGCTCCACCCGGAAGCAGGAAACGACGTCACCTCGTACATATTCTTCATGGACACCATCATAGACAGCGAGATGGACGTGGCGCTTCTACACCGGAACGGCATTCTGGTGAACGCTCTCGGCAGCGATAAGGCAGTTGCGAAGCTGTTCAACTCGCTTTCGAAGGACATTGCTGTGGATCCGCATGGAGTTTTAGATGTGGTGAGGATGAGCATGAGTAACTACTGCAAGAAACCATGGAACATGTGGCGCGCAAATCTCATTGAAACCTACTTCAGAAACCCTTGGGCTATTGTGTCGCTTGTTGCTGCGGTTTTTCTCTTCGCCCTTACCATTGTTCAGACCGTTTACACCATTGCTCAGTTTTATCAACCTTCAAACTCCTCTTCCTTCGTCAAACCTTCTCCAAAACCATGGCACCGACCCTGA
- the LOC106764358 gene encoding lysM domain receptor-like kinase 3 — translation MFLLLITDPMELRKGLLLLFLLLEYVCCNVEAKCLKGCDLALASYYVNRGLSLDNITHLMKSSVVSNSDDIISYNKNKIFNKNVFMFNRYNVPFPCDCIRDEFLGHVFEYSAAEGDTYDSIAKVEYADLTTVELLRRFNSYGQNGIPKNAKVNVTVNCSCGNSQVSQEYGLFITYPLRPDNNLHDIANEAHLDAQLLQNYNPGVNFSKESGIVFIPGRDQFGDYVPLHPRKTGLATGAVAGISIAGICGLLLLVICIYVKFFKKMEGEKPKLPTEKSTASSIQDASGSAEYETSGSSGTATATGLTGIMVAKSMEFTYQELAKATNNFSLENKIGQGGFGAVYYAELRGEKTAIKKMDVQASTEFLCELKVLTHVHHLNLVRLIGYCVEGSLFLVYEHIDNGNLGQYLHGTGKDPLTWSSRVQIALDSARGLEYIHEHTVPVYIHRDVKSANILIDKNFRGKVADFGLTKLIEVGSSTLHTRLVGTFGYMPPEYAQYGDVSPKVDVYAFGVVLYELISAKNAVLKTGEFVAESKGLVALFEEALNQSNPSEAIRKLVDPRLGENYPIDSVLKIAQLGRACTRDNPLLRPSMRSIVVALMTLSSPTEDFDDETASYENQTLINLLSVR, via the exons ATGTTCCTCTTATTGATCACTGATCCAATGGAACTCAGAAAAGGGTTACTGCTGTTATTTTTGTTGCTGGAGTATGTTTGTTGCAATGTTGAAGCAAAGTGTTTGAAGGGATGTGATTTAGCTTTAGCTTCCTATTATGTGAATAGAGGGTTGTCCTTGGATAATATAACACACCTGATGAAATCAAGTGTTGTGTCCAATTCTGACGATATAATAAgctacaataaaaacaaaatattcaataaaaatgtcTTCATGTTTAACAGATACAATGTTCCATTTCCCTGTGATTGTATCCGTGATGAGTTTCTGGGGCACGTGTTTGAGTACTCAGCTGCTGAAGGTGACACCTATGATTCGATTGCCAAAGTGGAATATGCCGATCTCACCACTGTTGAGCTTTTGAGGAGATTCAACAGTTATGGCCAAAACGGTATACCAAAAAATGCCAAGGTTAATGTCACGGTCAATTGTTCTTGTGGGAACAGCCAGGTTTCACAAGAATATGGGTTGTTTATTACCTATCCACTTAGGCCTGACAATAATTTGCATGATATTGCCAACGAGGCTCATCTTGATGCACAGTTGCTGCAGAATTATAATCCTGGAGTCAATTTCAGCAAAGAGAGTGGGATTGTTTTCATTCCAGGAAGAG ATCAATTTGGAGACTATGTTCCCTTGCACCCTAG AAAAA CAGGTCTAGCTACGGGTGCTGTTGCTGGAATATCCATAGCAGGAATTTGCGGTCTTCTATTATTAGTAATATGCATATATGTTAAATTCTTCAAGAAGATGGAAGGAGAGAAACCCAAATTGCCAACAGAAAAATCTACGGCGTCTTCAATTCAAGATG CCTCTGGAAGTGCAGAATATGAAACTTCAGGATCCAGTGGGACTGCTACTGCTACTGGCCTTACAGGCATTATGGTGGCAAAATCAATGGAGTTCACATATCAAGAACTGGCAAAGGCTACAAATAACTTCAGCCTGGAGAATAAAATTGGTCAAGGTGGATTTGGAGCTGTGTATTATGCAGAATTGAGAGGCGAG AAAACTGCAATTAAAAAGATGGACGTGCAAGCATCCACTGAATTTCTTTGTGAGTTGAAGGTCTTAACTCACGTTCATCACTTGAATCTG GTGCGTTTGATTGGATATTGCGTTGAAGGATCTCTTTTCCTTGTGTATGAACATATTGACAACGGAAACTTAGGCCAATATTTGCATGGTACAG GGAAAGATCCTTTGACATGGTCTAGCCGAGTGCAAATTGCTCTTGATTCAGCAAGAGGCCTTGAATACATTCACGAGCACACTGTGCCAGTGTATATCCATCGTGATGTAAAATCTGCAAATATATTAATAGACAAAAACTTCCGTGGAAAG GTAGCAGATTTTGGCTTGACTAAACTTATTGAAGTCGGAAGCTCCACACTTCACACTCGTCTTGTGGGAACGTTTGGATACATGCCTCCAGA ATATGCTCAATATGGTGACGTCTCTCCAAAAGTAGATGTGTACGCTTTTGGAGTGGTTCTTTATGAACTGATTTCTGCAAAGAATGCTGTTCTGAAAACAGGTGAATTTGTTGCTGAATCCAAGGGTCTTGTAGCTTTG TTTGAAGAAGCACTCAATCAGAGTAATCCTTCCGAAGCTATTCGCAAACTGGTGGATCCCAGGCTTGGAGAAAACTATCCAATTGATTCAGTTCTCAag ATTGCGCAACTTGGGAGAGCTTGTACAAGGGATAATCCACTACTACGCCCAAGTATGAGATCTATAGTTGTTGCTCTTATGACACTTTCATCGCCTACTGAGGATTTCGACGATGAAACTGCTTCCTACGAAAATCAAACTCTCATAAATCTACTGTCTGTAAGATGA
- the LOC106764298 gene encoding chitin elicitor receptor kinase 1 isoform X1: protein MENRFRLSVFFMLWASMVHSAESECKRDCDLALASYNLTGGDLTYVSKLMKSEVVSKPEDILPYNSETIKNKDQVQAFTRVNVPFPCDCIGDFLGHIFKYDVVSGDTYMSIATQNYSDLTTVQLLQSFNSYSPTGLPDTATLDVYVNCSCGNSDISKDYGLFITYPLRPEDSLQSIAKETGIESDLLLKYNPGVNFSQGSGLVYIPGKDQNGGYVPLHQSTGGLELRVIAGISAGVVTAFLLLAFCGYVTYYRRKKVWKRNLLTDEFMMNSARVMNDEASGVPDAEIGTNTISVDNSAEFSYEELANATNNFSLASKIGQGGFGEVYYAELNGEKAAVKKMDMQATREFLAELKVLTRVHHLNLVRLIGYCIESSLFLVYEYIENGNLGQHLRRSDFDPLPWSARVQIALDSARGLQYIHEHTVPVYIHRDIKSENILIDRKLCAKVADFGLTKLIDVGSSSLLTANMKGTFGYMPPEYAYGNVSPKIDVYAFGVVLYELISAKEALITGGVHGAQLKGLVSLFDAAFDQQDPTEGLKKLVDPRLGDNYPIDSVCKMALLAKACTESDPQQRPNMSSVVVTLTALTSNSEDWDIASIIENPALANLMSGK from the exons ATGGAGAACAGATTCAGATTATCAGTTTTCTTCATGTTATGGGCTTCTATGGTGCATAGTGCAGAATCTGAGTGTAAGAGGGACTGTGATTTAGCTCTAGCTTCCTACAATCTAACAGGAGGTGACTTGACATATGTATCAAAGCTTATGAAATCTGAGGTTGTTTCTAAACCTGAAGATATTCTCCCCTACAACAGTGAAaccataaaaaacaaagacCAGGTGCAAGCCTTTACCAGAGTGAACGTTCCATTCCCTTGCGATTGCATTGGAGATTTTCTAGGTCATATATTCAAATATGACGTTGTATCAGGTGACACTTACATGTCCATCGCCACTCAGAATTATTCCGATTTGACCACTGTTCAGTTGTTGCAGAGCTTCAACTCATATTCACCAACTGGTCTTCCTGATACTGCGACTCTTGATGTCTACGTTAACTGTTCCTGTGGGAATAGTGACATTTCCAAGGATTATGGTTTGTTCATCACATACCCTCTTAGACCTGAGGATTCTTTGCAGTCAATTGCCAAAGAGACTGGGATAGAGAGTGACTTGCTGCTTAAGTACAACCCGGGTGTAAATTTTAGCCAAGGGAGTGGTTTGGTTTATATTCCAGGGAAAG ACCAAAATGGTGGCTATGTACCCCTTCATCAAAG CACTGGAG GTCTCGAGCTAAGAGTTATCGCTGGAATATCTGCTGGAGTAGTAACGGCATTTCTGCTATTGGCATTTTGTGGGTATGTTACATATTACCGAAGAAAGAAGGTATGGAAGAGGAATTTGCTCACAGATGAATTCATGATGAACTCGGCCAGAGTTATGAATG ATGAAGCCTCTGGTGTTCCCGATGCAGAAATTGGTACGAACACCATTAGTGTGGACAATTCAGCAGAGTTTTCATATGAAGAACTAGCCAATGCTACAAATAACTTCAGTCTCGCTAGCAAAATTGGTCAAGGTGGTTTTGGGGAAGTCTATTACGCAGAGCTTAATGGAGAG AAAGCTGCAGTTAAAAAGATGGACATGCAAGCAACAAGAGAATTTCTAGCTGAACTGAAAGTATTGACACGTGTTCATCACTTGAACCTG GTGCGTTTGATTGGATATTGTATTGAGAGCTCCCTTTTCCTTGTTTATGAATACATTGAGAATGGCAACTTAGGACAACATCTACGTAGATCAG ATTTTGATCCTTTGCCATGGTCTGCCCGAGTTCAAATTGCTCTGGATTCTGCCAGAGGTCTACAGTACATTCATGAGCATACTGTGCCTGTATATATCCATCGCGACATAAAGTCAGAAAACATTTTGATAGACAGAAAGTTATGTGCCAAG GTTGCAGATTTTGGTTTAACCAAGTTGATTGATGTTGGAAGTTCATCACTTCTCACAGCTAACATGAAGGGCACATTTGGTTACATGCCACCAGAGTACGCATATGGCAACGTTTCTCCCAAAATCGATGTCTATGCTTTTGGTGTTGTTCTTTATGAACTAATTTCTGCTAAAGAAGCATTGATCACGGGTGGTGTACATGGTGCTCAATTGAAGGGCCTTGTGTCTTTG TTTGATGCAGCTTTTGATCAGCAAGATCCCACAGAAGGTCTTAAGAAACTGGTGGATCCTAGGTTAGGAGATAACTACCCAATCGATTCAGTTTGCAAG ATGGCACTACTTGCCAAAGCATGCACAGAGAGTGATCCACAACAACGTCCAAATATGAGTTCTGTTGTGGTTACTCTCACAGCACTTACTTCAAATAGTGAGGATTGGGATATTGCTTCCATCATTGAAAATCCAGCTCTAGCAAATCTTATGTCTGGGAAATAG
- the LOC106764298 gene encoding chitin elicitor receptor kinase 1 isoform X2 has product MENRFRLSVFFMLWASMVHSAESECKRDCDLALASYNLTGGDLTYVSKLMKSEVVSKPEDILPYNSETIKNKDQVQAFTRVNVPFPCDCIGDFLGHIFKYDVVSGDTYMSIATQNYSDLTTVQLLQSFNSYSPTGLPDTATLDVYVNCSCGNSDISKDYGLFITYPLRPEDSLQSIAKETGIESDLLLKYNPGVNFSQGSGLVYIPGKGLELRVIAGISAGVVTAFLLLAFCGYVTYYRRKKVWKRNLLTDEFMMNSARVMNDEASGVPDAEIGTNTISVDNSAEFSYEELANATNNFSLASKIGQGGFGEVYYAELNGEKAAVKKMDMQATREFLAELKVLTRVHHLNLVRLIGYCIESSLFLVYEYIENGNLGQHLRRSDFDPLPWSARVQIALDSARGLQYIHEHTVPVYIHRDIKSENILIDRKLCAKVADFGLTKLIDVGSSSLLTANMKGTFGYMPPEYAYGNVSPKIDVYAFGVVLYELISAKEALITGGVHGAQLKGLVSLFDAAFDQQDPTEGLKKLVDPRLGDNYPIDSVCKMALLAKACTESDPQQRPNMSSVVVTLTALTSNSEDWDIASIIENPALANLMSGK; this is encoded by the exons ATGGAGAACAGATTCAGATTATCAGTTTTCTTCATGTTATGGGCTTCTATGGTGCATAGTGCAGAATCTGAGTGTAAGAGGGACTGTGATTTAGCTCTAGCTTCCTACAATCTAACAGGAGGTGACTTGACATATGTATCAAAGCTTATGAAATCTGAGGTTGTTTCTAAACCTGAAGATATTCTCCCCTACAACAGTGAAaccataaaaaacaaagacCAGGTGCAAGCCTTTACCAGAGTGAACGTTCCATTCCCTTGCGATTGCATTGGAGATTTTCTAGGTCATATATTCAAATATGACGTTGTATCAGGTGACACTTACATGTCCATCGCCACTCAGAATTATTCCGATTTGACCACTGTTCAGTTGTTGCAGAGCTTCAACTCATATTCACCAACTGGTCTTCCTGATACTGCGACTCTTGATGTCTACGTTAACTGTTCCTGTGGGAATAGTGACATTTCCAAGGATTATGGTTTGTTCATCACATACCCTCTTAGACCTGAGGATTCTTTGCAGTCAATTGCCAAAGAGACTGGGATAGAGAGTGACTTGCTGCTTAAGTACAACCCGGGTGTAAATTTTAGCCAAGGGAGTGGTTTGGTTTATATTCCAGGGAAAG GTCTCGAGCTAAGAGTTATCGCTGGAATATCTGCTGGAGTAGTAACGGCATTTCTGCTATTGGCATTTTGTGGGTATGTTACATATTACCGAAGAAAGAAGGTATGGAAGAGGAATTTGCTCACAGATGAATTCATGATGAACTCGGCCAGAGTTATGAATG ATGAAGCCTCTGGTGTTCCCGATGCAGAAATTGGTACGAACACCATTAGTGTGGACAATTCAGCAGAGTTTTCATATGAAGAACTAGCCAATGCTACAAATAACTTCAGTCTCGCTAGCAAAATTGGTCAAGGTGGTTTTGGGGAAGTCTATTACGCAGAGCTTAATGGAGAG AAAGCTGCAGTTAAAAAGATGGACATGCAAGCAACAAGAGAATTTCTAGCTGAACTGAAAGTATTGACACGTGTTCATCACTTGAACCTG GTGCGTTTGATTGGATATTGTATTGAGAGCTCCCTTTTCCTTGTTTATGAATACATTGAGAATGGCAACTTAGGACAACATCTACGTAGATCAG ATTTTGATCCTTTGCCATGGTCTGCCCGAGTTCAAATTGCTCTGGATTCTGCCAGAGGTCTACAGTACATTCATGAGCATACTGTGCCTGTATATATCCATCGCGACATAAAGTCAGAAAACATTTTGATAGACAGAAAGTTATGTGCCAAG GTTGCAGATTTTGGTTTAACCAAGTTGATTGATGTTGGAAGTTCATCACTTCTCACAGCTAACATGAAGGGCACATTTGGTTACATGCCACCAGAGTACGCATATGGCAACGTTTCTCCCAAAATCGATGTCTATGCTTTTGGTGTTGTTCTTTATGAACTAATTTCTGCTAAAGAAGCATTGATCACGGGTGGTGTACATGGTGCTCAATTGAAGGGCCTTGTGTCTTTG TTTGATGCAGCTTTTGATCAGCAAGATCCCACAGAAGGTCTTAAGAAACTGGTGGATCCTAGGTTAGGAGATAACTACCCAATCGATTCAGTTTGCAAG ATGGCACTACTTGCCAAAGCATGCACAGAGAGTGATCCACAACAACGTCCAAATATGAGTTCTGTTGTGGTTACTCTCACAGCACTTACTTCAAATAGTGAGGATTGGGATATTGCTTCCATCATTGAAAATCCAGCTCTAGCAAATCTTATGTCTGGGAAATAG